From one Rosa rugosa chromosome 4, drRosRugo1.1, whole genome shotgun sequence genomic stretch:
- the LOC133745530 gene encoding ornithine decarboxylase-like: protein MESLPEALPSAPDQFVSNNGLSTDEYFLEKIISTIKKQQSEEAFYVLDLDVVINLMETWKRNLPMVQPFYAVKCNPHPDLLASLVAHGSSFDCASQSEIESILALGVSPDRIIYANPCKASSHIKYAAKVGVNLMTFDSVYEVEKIQKCHPKCSLLIRIKAPDESGCMWTTSSKFGALPEEVSPLLQAAQTVGLKVAGVSFHIGSKSHNSQAYRTAIEAAKSVFQEAARLCMAPMYVLNIGGGFVSEPSFFEAAASAVKTAVETYFSEEERRSLIVIAEPGRFFAETAFTLVTNIIGKRVRGEVRQYWINEGFYGSMMRADPRTLLESCIALKCMSNNSDGNEKNPVLMVCGKVTGGARTYISTVFGPTCDPVDKVLGGDQLPELEVNGWLVFQNMGAYTSACSNNFNGFGSSKITYLTN, encoded by the coding sequence ATGGAGTCCTTGCCTGAAGCTCTACCAAGTGCACCGGATCAGTTTGTGAGCAACAACGGGCTGAGTACTGATGAATATTTCCTTGAGAAAATTATTTCGACGATCAAGAAGCAGCAAAGTGAGGAAGCATTTTACGTGCTGGATTTAGATGTTGTCATCAACCTCATGGAAACCTGGAAACGTAACCTTCCGATGGTCCAACCCTTTTACGCTGTTAAATGCAATCCACACCCGGATCTCCTGGCCAGCTTGGTGGCTCATGGCTCAAGTTTCGATTGTGCAAGTCAATCTGAGATTGAGTCCATTTTGGCTCTTGGAGTTTCTCCGGATCGCATAATCTATGCAAATCCCTGCAAAGCTAGCTCTCACATCAAGTACGCTGCCAAAGTTGGCGTTAACCTAATGACTTTCGACTCGGTATATGAGGTTGAAAAGATACAAAAATGTCACCCCAAATGTTCTTTACTTATCCGCATCAAAGCTCCGGACGAAAGTGGGTGCATGTGGACAACGAGTTCCAAGTTCGGTGCTCTCCCTGAAGAAGTGTCCCCGCTTCTCCAAGCCGCTCAAACTGTAGGACTCAAAGTTGCTGGGGTGTCATTTCACATAGGGAGTAAGTCCCACAATTCTCAAGCGTACAGAACAGCTATAGAGGCAGCTAAGTCGGTTTTTCAGGAGGCGGCCAGGCTCTGCATGGCTCCCATGTATGTGTTGAACATTGGCGGTGGCTTCGTGTCTGAGCCATCCTTCTTTGAAGCTGCGGCGTCAGCCGTGAAAACCGCTGTGGAGACGTATTTTTCAGAGGAAGAGCGACGCAGCTTAATAGTGATAGCTGAGCCAGGTCGGTTTTTTGCAGAAACAGCTTTCACGCTTGTCACCAACATCATCGGGAAGCGTGTGAGAGGAGAGGTCAGACAATACTGGATCAACGAAGGGTTTTATGGGTCCATGATGCGTGCGGACCCTAGAACCCTACTTGAATCGTGCATTGCTCTGAAATGCATGTCCAATAATAGTGATGGCAACGAGAAGAATCCAGTCTTGATGGTATGTGGCAAAGTTACTGGTGGTGCTCGCACTTATATTTCGACTGTGTTTGGTCCGACGTGTGATCCGGTTGACAAGGTGTTGGGGGGTGACCAGCTACCAGAACTTGAGGTGAATGGTTGGCTGGTGTTTCAGAATATGGGTGCTTATACGTCGGCGTGTAGCAACAACTTTAATGGTTTTGGCTCAAGCAAGATCACCTACCTTACTAACTGA